One part of the Novipirellula aureliae genome encodes these proteins:
- a CDS encoding alpha-L-fucosidase: MTANSMDSDHLDKLMKKRNIRWIIGLLTMLTICVVSDGYAQDQPNAPKANLHPYWAPGVYELRPDDITSIMGFRAELTGNLNVADRPTPAVVNNAFVRGFKTENDIMTWEVNAPYEANYTVSFLYAGRDEIMEQSTVQVSCGDTVITEKAVVADWGTRPLVPRHTLKQPLLLKKGINKISLRLVDFQGTREERDALDAVKNAKGKTTPFALWSMELVRPEALVDIKARAKAMKADVQWMIDGKYGLFVHFSSSADYQERVKAFDVDAFVEKVVETGSSWVCFTCSHGAHYWPGPSKTIDAQKPGFTCERDLIRELIDGLAKHDIRLMLYYNPNSGIKRLYGNVYGNGPERDPSGYFNFLENHFREVSLRYGEDLVTTAAYVDDCGWQVYQLDPPWERLVKAIKAGNPNAPVGFSQNLFANLTPFSDFVVSDGAGRAPEHQPAFLFEEGGQLEGQTPAAWFYMDGWGGGARNGVWRGKPKFSAEEYIEIFKKADEANMPITINLASSPYITKDAPFFNPACIDIMKQVRKAVKGD, encoded by the coding sequence ATGACTGCAAATTCGATGGACTCAGACCATTTGGACAAACTTATGAAAAAGCGGAATATTCGTTGGATAATCGGGTTGTTGACGATGCTCACGATTTGTGTGGTATCGGATGGGTATGCACAGGATCAACCCAATGCCCCAAAAGCGAATCTTCATCCCTATTGGGCTCCAGGGGTCTATGAGCTACGGCCGGATGACATCACAAGCATCATGGGCTTCCGTGCGGAGCTTACCGGAAACTTGAACGTTGCGGATCGGCCGACGCCTGCCGTGGTCAATAATGCCTTTGTTCGGGGGTTTAAAACCGAGAACGACATCATGACCTGGGAGGTGAATGCGCCTTATGAAGCGAATTACACGGTTTCCTTTCTGTATGCAGGACGCGACGAAATCATGGAGCAATCCACGGTGCAGGTCAGCTGTGGAGACACCGTCATCACGGAGAAGGCGGTTGTTGCGGACTGGGGCACCCGCCCGCTCGTCCCGCGGCACACGCTGAAGCAGCCCTTGCTGCTGAAGAAGGGGATTAACAAAATCAGTTTGCGGCTGGTGGATTTCCAAGGGACGCGAGAAGAACGTGATGCATTGGACGCTGTTAAGAACGCAAAAGGGAAGACCACCCCATTTGCGTTGTGGTCAATGGAATTGGTGCGACCCGAAGCTCTGGTTGACATAAAAGCCCGCGCCAAGGCTATGAAAGCTGACGTTCAATGGATGATCGATGGCAAGTATGGCCTGTTTGTTCATTTTTCATCTTCGGCAGACTATCAGGAGCGGGTCAAAGCCTTCGATGTGGATGCTTTTGTTGAAAAAGTGGTCGAAACTGGCTCATCGTGGGTCTGCTTCACCTGCTCCCATGGCGCACATTATTGGCCGGGGCCCAGCAAAACCATCGATGCACAGAAACCCGGGTTTACCTGTGAACGGGATTTGATTCGGGAGCTCATTGATGGTTTGGCGAAACATGACATTCGCTTGATGCTTTACTACAACCCGAACAGTGGTATCAAGCGGTTGTATGGCAACGTCTATGGCAATGGCCCCGAGCGGGATCCGAGCGGATATTTTAACTTTTTAGAAAACCATTTCCGCGAGGTAAGCCTTCGGTACGGTGAAGATTTGGTCACAACCGCAGCGTATGTCGATGACTGCGGCTGGCAAGTCTATCAATTGGACCCGCCATGGGAGCGATTGGTCAAAGCGATTAAAGCTGGCAATCCCAATGCGCCGGTCGGATTCAGCCAGAACCTGTTTGCGAACCTAACTCCGTTCAGTGACTTCGTGGTGTCCGATGGAGCCGGCAGGGCGCCGGAACATCAGCCCGCATTCCTGTTTGAAGAGGGCGGCCAGTTAGAGGGGCAGACCCCTGCTGCATGGTTCTACATGGATGGTTGGGGCGGTGGTGCACGCAATGGAGTATGGAGAGGAAAACCCAAGTTCTCTGCTGAGGAATACATCGAGATCTTCAAAAAGGCGGATGAAGCCAACATGCCGATCACGATCAATCTTGCGTCGAGTCCCTACATCACGAAGGATGCCCCGTTTTTCAATCCGGCGTGTATCGACATCATGAAGCAGGTGCGAAAGGCCGTGAAAGGAGACTAA
- a CDS encoding arylsulfatase, translating to MMNRISKIRLARGLVLLVLCLVMPATGRAATLKGTRPNIVIIMPDDISFASIGAYGNPKANSPSVDELYHKGVRFENFHVSPTCSPTRAALLTGRHECYSGVTHTIMLRDQMNPELRTMPQMLQDVGYATGIFGKWHLGDSKEYRPDSRGFGEVYIHGAGGIGQNYAHSADFPNNDYNNPVLYHNGKVIETEGYCTDLFFDQAIRWIGTQAAAKKPFFAYVPLNVAHRPHIPPILPDGSTGNIMKNLDDNVGKMMAYLDEQGLSENTLLIYMTDNGAASGSLQLKGRKTFATEGGIRVPCIMYWKGHLEGGISNNDLTGHIDYYATFAELAGSDDAVPGGQIWDGRSMLPLLENPTNAQWPQRYWIAHRTRWNDAATSQYAHASVQDLQFKLFMPNAGKLELYEVSADKRERNNVASQYPEKVEQLKKVYDAWWADVQSYMVNDHLENVPAEHKPYHELYREAFGEERYQEAMRQMNWVGGKPYGQRR from the coding sequence ATGATGAATCGTATTTCTAAAATCCGTCTTGCCAGAGGCTTGGTTCTGCTCGTTCTCTGTCTAGTGATGCCGGCCACAGGTAGAGCCGCAACGCTGAAGGGCACCCGGCCAAATATTGTGATTATCATGCCGGATGATATCAGTTTCGCATCGATCGGTGCGTATGGGAATCCAAAAGCGAATAGCCCGAGCGTGGACGAGCTTTATCACAAAGGCGTTCGCTTTGAGAATTTTCATGTGTCACCGACCTGTTCGCCGACACGTGCGGCCTTGTTGACCGGTCGTCATGAGTGCTACAGCGGAGTCACCCACACGATCATGTTACGGGATCAGATGAACCCGGAGTTGCGGACGATGCCGCAGATGCTTCAGGACGTGGGCTATGCGACGGGCATTTTCGGAAAATGGCATCTGGGGGATTCCAAGGAATACCGACCGGACAGCCGAGGTTTCGGCGAAGTCTATATCCACGGCGCCGGTGGTATCGGTCAGAATTACGCGCACAGTGCGGATTTCCCCAACAACGACTACAACAACCCCGTTCTTTATCACAACGGCAAGGTCATCGAGACGGAAGGCTATTGCACCGATCTGTTTTTCGATCAGGCCATTCGCTGGATCGGTACCCAGGCAGCGGCCAAGAAGCCCTTCTTTGCCTATGTGCCCTTGAACGTTGCTCACCGTCCCCACATTCCACCGATCCTACCGGACGGCAGTACCGGCAACATCATGAAGAACCTCGATGACAACGTTGGGAAGATGATGGCATATCTGGATGAGCAGGGCCTCAGTGAAAACACGCTGCTGATCTACATGACAGACAATGGCGCCGCGTCCGGTTCACTCCAGCTGAAGGGGCGAAAAACATTTGCCACCGAAGGCGGAATTCGTGTGCCTTGTATCATGTATTGGAAGGGGCACCTTGAAGGCGGAATCTCAAACAATGATCTAACTGGCCACATCGATTATTACGCTACATTTGCTGAACTGGCTGGGTCGGACGACGCCGTTCCCGGCGGCCAAATCTGGGATGGTCGTAGCATGCTGCCTCTGCTGGAAAACCCCACAAACGCTCAATGGCCGCAGCGCTACTGGATTGCTCATCGCACTCGCTGGAACGATGCGGCTACGTCGCAGTACGCTCACGCATCGGTTCAAGATTTACAATTTAAACTGTTCATGCCAAACGCAGGAAAACTTGAACTCTACGAGGTTTCCGCGGACAAACGTGAACGGAACAATGTTGCCAGTCAGTATCCCGAAAAGGTAGAGCAACTGAAGAAGGTCTATGATGCTTGGTGGGCGGACGTCCAATCCTACATGGTGAATGATCACCTTGAAAACGTTCCGGCCGAGCACAAGCCTTATCATGAGTTGTATCGCGAAGCTTTTGGTGAAGAGCGTTATCAAGAGGCGATGCGTCAGATGAATTGGGTGGGGGGCAAACCTTATGGACAAAGGAGATAA
- a CDS encoding alpha-L-fucosidase has product MKTFQKIRWTLLSVVIGIGLCGYSSADEVPTYLAGYEDTYAENPREAALEWFREAEFGMFIHYGLYSLAEGHWGDVHSSPAEWVQLRAKIRPSEYEKLAGKFTAENFDADFITDLAVAAGMKYINITTRHHDGFCLFDSKYTDFKSTKSAAKRDLIAELAEQCQKKGLGLFFYYSHGRDWRHPHAPNRDEWGGNPRPNYDPPEESYKYGEEHDLQLYVEYMKNQITELLTHYGPVAGIWLDGRAVPGSRPEKLHELKLQELYDYIHSLQPQVLVSYKQGVLGTEDFKAPERNFKGESKVPLEICNTMQPHAWGYDRDDDVGHKTPDDVMKMLAGTKSMKANLLLNIGPLPDGSVFPDDITTLREVGKRLKQQ; this is encoded by the coding sequence ATGAAGACGTTTCAGAAGATTAGGTGGACGCTGTTGAGCGTTGTGATAGGGATAGGACTTTGTGGGTACAGCTCGGCTGACGAAGTTCCTACCTATCTGGCGGGATACGAAGATACCTACGCCGAGAATCCTCGCGAGGCCGCATTGGAGTGGTTTAGAGAGGCCGAGTTTGGCATGTTCATCCACTATGGCTTGTATAGTTTGGCCGAAGGGCATTGGGGCGATGTCCATTCCAGCCCGGCGGAATGGGTCCAGTTACGTGCCAAGATCAGGCCAAGCGAGTATGAAAAGTTGGCAGGAAAATTCACGGCTGAAAATTTTGATGCGGACTTTATTACCGATTTGGCCGTCGCTGCTGGCATGAAGTACATCAACATTACGACCCGGCATCACGATGGTTTTTGCCTCTTTGATTCCAAGTATACCGATTTCAAGAGCACCAAGAGTGCGGCCAAGCGAGACCTGATCGCGGAACTGGCCGAACAATGCCAGAAAAAGGGGTTGGGGCTGTTCTTTTATTACTCCCATGGTCGCGACTGGCGCCATCCCCATGCCCCGAACCGAGACGAATGGGGCGGTAACCCCAGACCCAATTATGATCCTCCCGAGGAGTCCTACAAATACGGCGAAGAGCATGACCTACAACTTTATGTGGAATACATGAAGAATCAGATCACGGAACTGCTGACCCACTACGGACCGGTGGCAGGGATTTGGTTGGATGGGCGGGCGGTCCCCGGTTCACGGCCGGAAAAACTACATGAACTGAAGCTGCAAGAACTCTACGATTACATTCATTCGCTGCAGCCACAGGTGCTGGTCTCTTACAAACAAGGGGTGCTTGGAACGGAAGATTTTAAGGCTCCAGAACGCAATTTCAAAGGTGAATCGAAGGTGCCCTTGGAAATTTGCAATACGATGCAGCCTCATGCATGGGGCTATGATCGGGACGATGACGTTGGACACAAGACGCCAGATGATGTGATGAAAATGCTTGCCGGCACCAAGTCGATGAAAGCGAACCTATTACTCAATATTGGCCCGTTGCCCGACGGATCGGTTTTTCCAGACGATATAACCACCTTGCGTGAAGTGGGCAAACGCTTGAAACAACAGTGA
- a CDS encoding alpha-L-fucosidase, translating to MKLKTFLLAACLGGLMQSGIAVAQTQAAEESRQWLKDAKFGMFIHFDVDKRNISTWNPSNLDTDEWVRIAKQAGMKYVVPTTHQSSYIVMWDSEVSSRDVTDLTPFRQPYLKELSESCKAAGLRMGAYYAIADPGNPLYNEDGSDIKPYVEYLHAVIKELCEQHQPLLIWFDASRRFKHPEQKELLRRAEMVEMLHSYGTLSNSRLGDDDGQRYVDYLTMNDNMAPDFNLGVPWESAVTITTDGSWHFTNANAELRSPKELLHRLINAAGNGGNLLLNVGPDPQGVIPKNMEERLKTLGQWLEKNGEAIHGTQPGPYPYQISWGSITQRKDEGNTNLYLNVLDWPETGKFTLFGLQNKVLQASLLATGKTIDFQSNFDANSGQNIVTLDVPETQPDDYVSVIKLVVAGDAVMDQDHLQLTDGKVLLDTYNATIHDLEFVPEKPTKAIDMKMFTVAERRPQQPSDYKGPWDYQMYKKPGEGIMPARGITVSGFQTKGQALSWDFKIYEPGRYDVVAVCHVTKGSNWQVRGRVRAHVAGQTVENQLVESKRVETITVPKYLELHSVLGTVEIDSSGAHTLTLEIAENLTGAKPNFQRVELVPSQR from the coding sequence ATGAAGTTAAAAACATTTCTGCTTGCCGCATGTCTCGGCGGGTTGATGCAGTCCGGAATCGCGGTGGCTCAGACGCAAGCGGCGGAAGAATCACGGCAGTGGTTGAAGGATGCCAAATTTGGGATGTTTATTCATTTTGATGTGGATAAGCGAAACATAAGCACATGGAATCCGAGCAATCTGGATACCGATGAATGGGTGCGTATTGCTAAACAGGCTGGGATGAAGTACGTCGTCCCAACGACGCACCAATCTTCCTACATTGTTATGTGGGACTCCGAGGTCTCAAGCCGAGATGTCACGGACCTAACCCCGTTTCGGCAGCCTTACTTAAAGGAGTTGTCCGAATCGTGTAAGGCTGCGGGGCTCCGAATGGGGGCCTACTATGCGATTGCCGACCCTGGCAATCCGCTCTACAACGAAGACGGTTCTGATATCAAACCGTATGTCGAGTATCTGCACGCGGTCATCAAGGAACTCTGTGAACAGCATCAGCCCCTTCTCATCTGGTTTGATGCTTCGCGACGATTCAAGCATCCTGAACAAAAGGAATTGCTGCGGCGGGCCGAAATGGTCGAGATGCTTCATTCTTATGGAACCCTTTCGAATAGCCGACTTGGCGATGACGATGGGCAGCGGTATGTCGATTACCTGACCATGAATGATAATATGGCTCCCGATTTTAACCTGGGCGTGCCATGGGAATCAGCCGTGACCATAACGACGGATGGCTCCTGGCACTTTACCAACGCGAACGCTGAGTTGAGATCCCCCAAAGAGCTTCTACATCGGCTGATCAATGCTGCCGGAAACGGCGGAAATCTATTGTTAAATGTTGGACCGGATCCGCAAGGCGTTATTCCAAAGAACATGGAGGAACGACTGAAGACCCTAGGGCAATGGCTTGAGAAGAATGGGGAGGCCATTCACGGAACTCAGCCGGGGCCCTACCCCTATCAAATCAGTTGGGGATCGATCACGCAACGGAAAGATGAAGGAAACACCAACCTTTATCTGAACGTGCTTGACTGGCCTGAAACGGGGAAGTTCACCTTGTTTGGATTGCAAAACAAAGTCTTGCAGGCGTCTCTGCTAGCGACGGGAAAAACGATTGACTTTCAATCCAACTTTGATGCCAACTCCGGTCAGAATATCGTCACGTTAGACGTCCCCGAAACACAGCCGGATGACTATGTCTCCGTGATCAAGTTGGTAGTCGCTGGTGATGCGGTGATGGATCAAGATCACCTGCAACTGACCGATGGGAAGGTCTTACTGGATACCTACAATGCCACGATTCATGATTTAGAGTTTGTGCCCGAAAAGCCTACCAAGGCCATCGACATGAAGATGTTCACTGTCGCGGAAAGACGACCCCAGCAGCCGAGTGATTACAAGGGACCCTGGGACTATCAAATGTATAAGAAGCCCGGTGAGGGGATCATGCCGGCCAGAGGCATCACCGTCTCAGGCTTCCAAACCAAGGGCCAGGCGTTGAGCTGGGATTTCAAAATCTATGAGCCGGGTCGCTATGATGTCGTGGCGGTTTGCCATGTTACCAAAGGGTCCAACTGGCAAGTGAGGGGACGCGTGCGGGCACATGTTGCCGGGCAAACGGTCGAGAATCAACTTGTCGAATCGAAACGCGTTGAAACCATCACCGTGCCGAAGTATTTGGAGCTGCATTCGGTCTTGGGAACCGTCGAGATCGATTCGTCGGGGGCGCATACCCTAACGTTGGAGATCGCTGAAAACCTCACCGGTGCAAAACCCAATTTCCAAAGGGTCGAATTGGTGCCTTCGCAGCGATGA
- a CDS encoding alpha-L-fucosidase translates to MKIRTCALLGWLSVLMFSCNAGAQTDAAEEQLQWFKDAKFGMFIHFQAPRNGEFNPANLDTKEWVRIAKAGGMKYMTLTTSQSSYVPLWNSSFSDRDVTDRTSWTRDIVKELAEACKAEGIRMGCYYPIADPPNPIYNEPDVGGEIRPYVEYLHGMMKELCENYHPCLIWFDASRRFRDPAEKPLLRQQEMVDMLNSYGTLSNSRLGDDDALRYVNYLTMNDNMMPSINLGVPFESAVTMGRSWHYRANDTLKSPQVLIEQLINTAGNGGNYLLNVGPDKDGVIPKEMEDRLKIVGDWLQRNGEAIYGTEPGPYRYEIDWGTITQRKNEDSTSLYLNVANWPSDGKFTLFGVNHPVLKASLLATGEVIKSESKFDASSGQNLMTLELPQEAPDDYVSVIKLEVAGTVSMDPAHMQLNGGKVILDTYNATIHDAKYVPGKPTKAIDMKMFTVPDRRPLLPGEITGPWDYQMYRKAGEGVMPGRAITVSGFQTKGQALSWDFKVFEPGTFNVVIDCRGNRNQNGDDEGKLRAYVAGQSIEGHLNIVGLGKAQLGKIQIEKPGTYTFTLEVVSDFKNALRYGGVTLVPERQET, encoded by the coding sequence GTGAAGATAAGAACATGTGCGTTGCTAGGGTGGCTTAGTGTCTTGATGTTCTCCTGTAACGCGGGGGCTCAAACCGATGCGGCTGAAGAACAACTGCAGTGGTTTAAAGACGCTAAGTTTGGGATGTTTATCCATTTCCAAGCTCCACGTAATGGCGAATTTAACCCAGCTAATCTTGATACGAAAGAATGGGTTCGTATCGCCAAGGCCGGTGGGATGAAGTACATGACGCTAACCACGTCGCAGAGTTCTTACGTCCCTTTATGGAACTCTTCGTTTTCCGATCGGGATGTCACCGATCGAACCTCATGGACGCGTGACATCGTTAAGGAACTCGCTGAAGCCTGTAAGGCCGAGGGAATCCGGATGGGATGTTACTATCCGATCGCGGACCCGCCAAATCCGATTTACAACGAACCAGATGTGGGAGGCGAGATTCGACCCTATGTGGAATACCTGCATGGCATGATGAAGGAGCTTTGTGAAAACTATCACCCCTGCCTGATCTGGTTTGACGCTTCACGCCGCTTCCGAGATCCTGCGGAAAAGCCCTTGCTTCGCCAGCAGGAGATGGTGGACATGCTGAATTCCTATGGCACCCTTTCCAATAGCCGACTGGGTGACGATGATGCCTTACGCTATGTCAATTACCTCACCATGAATGACAACATGATGCCTTCGATTAACCTGGGGGTCCCTTTTGAGTCGGCGGTGACGATGGGTCGGTCCTGGCACTATCGAGCCAATGACACGCTAAAATCTCCCCAAGTCCTTATCGAACAACTGATCAATACAGCAGGAAATGGCGGGAACTATCTCCTCAATGTCGGCCCCGACAAGGACGGCGTTATTCCTAAGGAGATGGAGGACCGACTCAAGATCGTGGGCGATTGGCTTCAAAGGAACGGCGAAGCTATTTATGGAACCGAGCCTGGACCCTACCGCTATGAAATCGATTGGGGGACGATCACGCAACGTAAAAACGAGGACAGCACCAGCCTCTATCTCAACGTCGCCAACTGGCCTAGCGACGGGAAATTCACCTTGTTTGGCGTGAACCATCCTGTGCTGAAGGCATCGCTCTTGGCCACGGGTGAAGTCATCAAGAGTGAATCCAAGTTTGATGCGTCTTCCGGCCAAAACCTGATGACGCTGGAACTCCCCCAAGAGGCACCCGACGACTATGTTTCGGTAATCAAACTTGAGGTCGCGGGCACCGTGTCGATGGATCCAGCACACATGCAACTAAACGGTGGGAAGGTTATTCTCGATACGTACAATGCCACCATTCATGATGCGAAGTACGTGCCTGGCAAACCGACCAAGGCGATCGACATGAAGATGTTCACGGTCCCGGATCGACGGCCGCTGCTACCGGGCGAAATCACTGGTCCCTGGGACTACCAGATGTACAGAAAGGCGGGCGAGGGGGTCATGCCAGGCAGAGCGATCACCGTTTCAGGATTCCAAACCAAGGGTCAGGCACTGAGTTGGGATTTCAAAGTATTTGAACCTGGTACTTTCAACGTGGTGATTGATTGCAGAGGGAACCGAAACCAAAACGGGGACGACGAAGGCAAACTGCGTGCGTATGTCGCCGGTCAATCGATTGAGGGTCATTTGAACATCGTCGGTCTTGGGAAAGCTCAGCTAGGAAAGATTCAAATCGAAAAGCCAGGAACCTATACCTTCACCCTTGAAGTTGTTTCTGATTTCAAAAACGCTCTGAGGTATGGAGGCGTTACCCTGGTGCCGGAACGCCAAGAAACCTAG